From the Myxococcales bacterium genome, one window contains:
- a CDS encoding (2Fe-2S)-binding protein: MATVTLKVNGKELTVDCAPRTLLVEALREHLRLTGTHVGCDTSQCGACVVHVDGRSVKSCTMLAVEADGAALTTIEGMAQGGELHPMQAAFKEHHGLQCGFCTPGMIMSSTDLCARSATTPTEGEVRHWLEGNLCRCTGYHNIVKAVRAGADGMRGGK; this comes from the coding sequence ATGGCCACGGTCACGCTCAAGGTCAACGGCAAGGAACTCACCGTCGACTGCGCCCCGCGCACGCTCTTGGTCGAGGCGCTGCGCGAGCACCTGCGCCTCACCGGCACCCACGTCGGCTGTGACACCAGCCAGTGCGGCGCGTGCGTGGTCCACGTCGACGGCCGCTCGGTCAAGTCGTGCACGATGCTCGCGGTCGAGGCCGACGGGGCGGCCCTGACCACGATCGAGGGCATGGCCCAGGGCGGCGAGCTGCACCCGATGCAGGCGGCGTTCAAGGAGCACCACGGCCTGCAGTGCGGCTTCTGCACGCCCGGCATGATCATGAGCTCGACCGATCTGTGCGCGCGCAGCGCGACGACCCCGACCGAGGGCGAGGTCCGCCACTGGCTCGAGGGCAACCTGTGCCGCTGCACCGGCTACCACAACATCGTCAAGGCCGTGCGCGCCGGCGCCGACGGCATGCGCGGAGGCAAGTGA
- a CDS encoding SCP2 sterol-binding domain-containing protein, with amino-acid sequence MTALPTNATETFDVAIPHGLKEHADKAREVNAIYGFKISGEGGGEWTVDLTSDPPTCVRGDSGTAQCSIEIAHDDFKTMLGDPNAGMQLYFQGKLRVSGDPMLAMKLQQLFELAKG; translated from the coding sequence ATGACCGCACTGCCCACCAACGCAACCGAGACGTTCGATGTTGCGATCCCCCACGGCCTCAAGGAGCACGCCGACAAGGCCCGCGAGGTGAACGCCATCTACGGGTTCAAGATCAGCGGCGAGGGCGGCGGCGAGTGGACCGTCGACCTGACCAGCGACCCGCCCACCTGCGTGCGCGGCGACAGCGGCACGGCCCAGTGCTCGATCGAGATCGCGCACGACGACTTCAAGACCATGCTGGGCGATCCCAACGCCGGCATGCAGCTCTACTTCCAGGGCAAGCTCCGCGTCTCGGGCGACCCGATGCTCGCGATGAAGCTGCAGCAGCTGTTCGAGCTCGCCAAGGGCTGA
- a CDS encoding LysR family transcriptional regulator, giving the protein MHIPWSEVELVVAIADAGSLSKAAAALGVTQPTVSRRLAALEADLGEPLFARSVDGAALTGFGERVLEPARRMAGCAAEVARTAAAVDARPRGVVRVTAPPGIAFEFLAPLAVHLRATLPELELEVRSTIDYLDLTRGDADLALRMQPLTRPDLQRALVAVASVEHGVAAFGSAGYARGLPRGYGFADVAWIAWPTALAHLPPNPQLAARIRGFRPAFASDDFLVQLRAAEAGAGAIFLGRLRSPRALPTPLVELALDTSALRSTLHLIATRAALAIPRVRAVADVLAAELTTAGRASAPRRKR; this is encoded by the coding sequence GTGCATATCCCATGGAGCGAGGTCGAGCTGGTGGTCGCGATCGCCGACGCCGGCAGCCTGAGCAAGGCCGCGGCGGCGCTCGGCGTCACCCAGCCCACGGTCAGCCGGCGCCTGGCCGCCCTCGAGGCCGACCTCGGCGAGCCGCTGTTCGCCCGCAGCGTCGACGGCGCCGCGCTGACCGGGTTCGGCGAGCGGGTGCTCGAGCCGGCCCGCCGCATGGCCGGCTGCGCCGCCGAGGTGGCGCGCACCGCCGCCGCCGTCGACGCTCGCCCGCGCGGGGTCGTGCGCGTGACCGCGCCGCCGGGGATCGCGTTCGAGTTCCTGGCGCCGCTGGCGGTGCACCTGCGGGCCACGCTGCCCGAGCTCGAGCTCGAGGTGCGCTCGACGATCGACTACCTCGACCTCACCCGCGGCGACGCCGATCTCGCGCTGCGGATGCAGCCGCTGACCCGCCCGGATCTCCAGCGCGCCCTGGTCGCGGTCGCCAGCGTCGAGCACGGCGTCGCCGCGTTCGGCTCAGCTGGGTACGCGCGCGGCCTGCCCCGCGGCTACGGCTTCGCCGACGTCGCGTGGATCGCGTGGCCCACGGCGCTCGCGCACCTGCCGCCCAACCCCCAGCTGGCCGCGCGCATCCGCGGCTTCCGCCCAGCGTTCGCGTCCGACGACTTCCTGGTGCAGCTGCGCGCGGCCGAGGCCGGCGCCGGCGCGATCTTCCTCGGGCGCCTGCGCAGCCCGCGGGCCCTGCCGACGCCGCTGGTCGAGCTCGCGCTCGACACCTCGGCGCTGCGCTCGACGCTGCACCTGATCGCGACCCGCGCCGCGCTGGCGATCCCGCGGGTCCGGGCGGTCGCCGACGTCCTCGCCGCCGAGCTCACGACCGCGGGCCGAGCCAGCGCGCCCCGGCGCAAGCGCTGA
- a CDS encoding zinc-binding dehydrogenase, with protein sequence MPPTGAATSTSTSSSTSATTTRKVVIHAAGGYDRLRLETGPVPAPGPGQVRIDVGAVGVNFADTIIRMGLYASAKEYVGWPITPGFEVAGTVGAVGAGVDDLALGAEVFAVTRFGGYSTHVVVDRRQVFARPSTTSVVQAAAIPAVFMTAWYALFELAHPRRGAKVLVHSAAGGVGGALIQLATLVGCEVVGVVGGSAKVATATAAGAAHVIDKSTTALWPAAARWAPAGYDVILDANGVSTLGDSYRHLRRGGKLVVYGFHSMMPRSGGKPSWPKLALDYVRTPRFSPLEMTNHGKSVLAFNLSYLFDRDDLIQEGMAQLAGWLEAGAIVAPPVVTYPLADVARAHADIESGKTVGKLVLVP encoded by the coding sequence ATGCCCCCCACCGGCGCTGCGACCTCGACCTCGACCTCGTCCTCGACGTCGGCGACCACGACCCGCAAGGTCGTGATCCACGCCGCCGGCGGCTACGATCGGCTGCGGCTCGAGACCGGCCCGGTGCCGGCGCCGGGCCCCGGCCAGGTCCGGATCGACGTGGGCGCGGTCGGCGTCAACTTCGCCGACACGATCATCCGCATGGGCCTGTACGCGTCGGCCAAGGAGTACGTCGGCTGGCCGATCACGCCCGGGTTCGAGGTCGCGGGCACCGTCGGCGCGGTCGGCGCCGGCGTCGACGATCTCGCGCTCGGCGCCGAGGTGTTCGCGGTGACGCGGTTCGGCGGCTACAGCACCCACGTCGTCGTCGATCGCCGGCAGGTGTTCGCGCGGCCGAGCACGACCAGCGTCGTCCAGGCCGCGGCGATCCCGGCGGTGTTCATGACCGCGTGGTACGCGCTGTTCGAGCTGGCCCACCCGCGCCGCGGCGCCAAGGTGCTCGTCCACTCGGCCGCCGGCGGCGTCGGCGGCGCGCTGATCCAGCTCGCCACGCTGGTCGGGTGCGAGGTGGTCGGCGTGGTCGGCGGCAGCGCCAAGGTCGCGACCGCGACCGCGGCGGGCGCGGCCCACGTGATCGACAAGTCGACGACCGCGCTGTGGCCCGCGGCCGCGCGGTGGGCGCCGGCGGGCTACGACGTGATCCTCGACGCCAACGGCGTCTCGACCCTGGGCGACAGCTACCGGCACCTGCGCCGCGGCGGCAAGCTGGTGGTCTACGGCTTCCACTCGATGATGCCGCGGTCGGGCGGCAAGCCGAGCTGGCCCAAGCTGGCGCTCGACTACGTGCGGACGCCGCGGTTCAGTCCGCTCGAGATGACCAACCACGGCAAGAGCGTGCTCGCCTTCAACCTGAGCTACCTGTTCGATCGCGACGACCTGATCCAGGAGGGCATGGCCCAGCTCGCGGGCTGGCTCGAGGCTGGCGCGATCGTGGCGCCGCCGGTCGTGACCTACCCGCTGGCCGACGTGGCCCGGGCCCACGCCGACATCGAGTCGGGGAAGACGGTCGGCAAGCTGGTGCTGGTGCCGTAG
- a CDS encoding glutathione S-transferase N-terminal domain-containing protein: MFIVSSTAASVVRFPLGHRVAAIGPRPVRRLELYDLEACPYCRKVREALSMLDLDVLIRPSPHGGARFRPTAVAQGGKAQFPLLVDPNHDALLYESDQIVAHLYRHYGDGPPPLGLRLGPLGDATSGVASVLRAGAGRRARASRAPAQPLALWSFELSPYSRRVREALCELELPYVLHNLARGSAGRAAFRARTGKVMVPYLEDPNTDARMFESRDIVAYLERTYGA, translated from the coding sequence ATGTTCATCGTGTCCTCGACCGCCGCCAGCGTCGTCCGCTTTCCCCTCGGCCATCGCGTCGCCGCGATCGGTCCCCGCCCGGTCCGCCGCCTCGAGCTCTACGACCTGGAGGCGTGCCCGTACTGCCGCAAGGTCCGCGAGGCCCTGTCGATGCTCGACCTCGACGTGCTGATCCGCCCGAGCCCGCACGGCGGCGCGCGGTTCCGACCGACCGCGGTGGCCCAGGGCGGCAAGGCCCAGTTCCCGCTGCTGGTCGATCCCAACCACGACGCGCTCCTGTACGAGTCCGATCAGATCGTCGCCCACCTGTACCGCCACTACGGCGACGGGCCGCCGCCGCTGGGCCTGCGCCTGGGCCCGCTGGGCGACGCGACCTCGGGGGTGGCGTCGGTGCTGCGCGCCGGGGCCGGTCGGCGCGCCCGGGCCAGCCGCGCGCCGGCGCAGCCGCTGGCGCTGTGGTCGTTCGAGCTGTCGCCGTACAGCCGGCGCGTGCGCGAAGCGCTGTGCGAGCTCGAGCTGCCGTACGTGCTGCACAACCTCGCGCGCGGCAGCGCCGGGCGGGCGGCGTTCCGCGCGCGGACCGGCAAGGTCATGGTGCCGTACCTCGAGGACCCCAACACCGACGCGCGGATGTTCGAGTCGCGCGACATCGTCGCGTACCTCGAGCGGACGTACGGCGCGTGA
- a CDS encoding AraC family transcriptional regulator, with product MGTVSVLLVRPVVAAIGASDRAAFWGATDLTPQMVADDDARLSAAQFCVAWAEGLRLTGDRALALRIAGATPPGAFGIVEYVCRSAPTVGAALRQWVRYLNLLDDAVEVALVVEGDRACLRVERESDAPAPASHELCWALVARQLRELSTVPFRLIAVELSHRAPGDAAAYRAFFDAAVVFGAARTQLVLPAAALDASLASSDPALLAILTRAADELARRPSTDPTLTAQVKRALRDALRSDDASIDHVARKLGLTGRSLQRRLKDEGTAFQAVREEVRRELAARYLDDGLAIAEISFLLGFSEPSAFFRAFKRWTGQTPIESRLARRAVGA from the coding sequence ATGGGCACCGTGTCGGTCCTGCTGGTGCGTCCGGTCGTGGCGGCGATCGGCGCGTCCGATCGCGCCGCGTTCTGGGGCGCGACCGATCTGACGCCGCAGATGGTCGCCGACGACGACGCCCGGCTGTCGGCGGCGCAGTTCTGCGTGGCGTGGGCCGAGGGCCTGCGCCTGACCGGCGACCGCGCGCTGGCGCTGCGGATCGCCGGGGCGACCCCGCCCGGGGCGTTCGGCATCGTCGAGTACGTGTGCCGCTCGGCGCCGACGGTCGGTGCCGCGCTGCGGCAGTGGGTCCGCTACCTGAACCTGCTCGACGACGCGGTCGAGGTCGCGCTGGTGGTCGAGGGCGACCGGGCCTGCCTGCGGGTCGAGCGCGAGAGCGACGCGCCGGCGCCGGCGTCGCACGAGCTGTGCTGGGCCCTGGTCGCGCGCCAGCTCCGGGAGCTGTCGACGGTGCCGTTCCGGCTGATCGCGGTCGAGCTGAGCCACCGGGCGCCCGGCGACGCCGCCGCGTACCGCGCGTTCTTCGACGCCGCGGTGGTGTTCGGCGCCGCGCGCACCCAGCTGGTGCTGCCGGCGGCGGCGCTCGACGCCAGCCTGGCGTCGTCAGATCCGGCGCTGCTGGCGATCCTGACCCGCGCCGCCGACGAGCTCGCGCGGCGGCCGTCGACCGACCCGACCCTGACCGCGCAGGTCAAGCGGGCGCTGCGCGACGCACTGCGCAGCGACGACGCCTCGATCGACCACGTCGCGCGCAAGCTCGGCCTGACCGGGCGCAGCCTGCAGCGCCGGCTCAAGGACGAGGGCACCGCGTTCCAGGCGGTCCGCGAGGAGGTCCGGCGCGAGCTGGCCGCGCGCTACCTCGACGACGGCCTCGCGATCGCCGAGATCTCGTTCCTGCTCGGGTTCTCCGAGCCGAGCGCGTTCTTCCGCGCGTTCAAGCGCTGGACCGGCCAGACGCCGATCGAGAGCCGCCTGGCGCGCCGCGCCGTCGGCGCGTGA